Genomic DNA from Cetobacterium somerae ATCC BAA-474:
AATCGCTTCTGCTAAGAAAAACATGGTAAAGGTTTCATTAAAAGGAACTACTATTCCTCACGAAATCGTTGGTAAATGGGGAGCAACATCTATATGGATGGCACCAGCTTATGAAGGTACTGGAGTTATCGCAGGATCATCTTGTAGAGAGATTCTTGAGTTAGCAGGAGTACACAACATCCTTACAAAAATTAAAGGATCAAGAAATAAGTTCAACGTTGCAAGAGCTACAATTGAAGGATTAGCAGCATTAAGAACTGCTGAAGAAGTTGCAGCTTTAAGAGGAAA
This window encodes:
- the rpsE gene encoding 30S ribosomal protein S5 — protein: MSKLVKEEKQFQEKLLKISRVSKTTKGGRTISFSVLAAVGDAEGNVGIGLGKANGVPDAIRKAIASAKKNMVKVSLKGTTIPHEIVGKWGATSIWMAPAYEGTGVIAGSSCREILELAGVHNILTKIKGSRNKFNVARATIEGLAALRTAEEVAALRGKEVKEILS